tttcaattataaagttataaagaatttgaaaatgaaaaaatcataaaagttatatattttcaaaatctcaactttaactactttcaaaataatagttagctaaaattcaaatttgaattttttttatttgtcaaacactaaatttgatttaattttaaattttcaaataaaatcaccACTCCCAAACatagaattaattaatttaaaaaattttgttatcCAGCTGATTAtgcttaaatttttcttttttttttaaaaaaaacatatgttATCAATGTGTCTTTAAGTGTTTAGACCAAAGTTAGTACAGTGTACTTGGATTAAAGGTGAAATTGGATTCTTAAATTTGTAATTGTTTCTACTATTTGTTATTGCAATAGATAATTGTTCATAATCATTTGACTTTattatgatttaaatttttgaagACATGCATTAATTTGACTTCAAAACCATGGCTAATACTCCAATAAATTAATGGTGAATTAAGTTCACAAATCACAACTAGAAATATTTAAAGTCTTAAAGGAGGTGATAAAAGTAATAGTTAACTATTCAACAAAAAGTATTGTTTGACGGAGAAAATTGACGGTAAGAAATGACCATAAAATCACTGGTTGGCAGAATATATagcataatttttaattcaattaaaaacttaagtAATGACTTAAAGTTAATAGTTGAAAGCCTTTGACATGCtttaaatcataattaaaagttatataattgtcaataaaattaattaaataaataatttaagttgatagttgAAACACTGATCGAATAATTATGTGCCTACCTTCGAAATGAAGACATAGAAATGGTATCTTTGGCCATGAGACGAACTCCTTGGAGGGTATTCTCTGAAAGAACAGCAGCAGACATACTCTCACTAATAATACCAAGATGATCGAATAATGAGATAAAGCTAGCACTTTTTGGGTTTGTTAGGAGGATTTGAGGGAAGAAGATATATAATAACAGATGAGTAGTAGCCAATagtattaataaataatccCTGGTCGCTTAGAGTTTGTCTTATTTAACTAAAAGCTCTAATATAAATTGGTTAGAAGGGGCAAATTTAAAGGAACTGATTACTAataaaaatactccctccgtttcttaaGGATCTTCCTGTTTAAAATATTCTGTTTTGGAGAGAAAAATTGATTGAGATTCTTAAGgcatatataaattataaaatatattcatgtgacatcccgttagattcatcttaatgtatattttttttattatatatttcttataatttgttatgatgcgtatttagagacaTTAAggttcaaaatttattttgaaaactgtgtaaaaattaaacgagaagaacaaaaaagaacaaagaGCGTAGTTACTTTGTTTTCTATTGATGTTTCCATGAGGAATAATGTTGACggaaattaaggaaaattacaTATTTTAGATGATGGATATATTAATCTATTAAATAAGTTAATGGATAAAAACTGGAGaacataaatattataaataaatttggtTGAAAAATTATAGGGAcaacaattattaaaaaaatgtttaactAATAAAGATAGTGAAAGATATATAAGAaccacaaaaattaaaataaatatcaaaattagaataaacatctaaaatttataatattataaatatacaaattCTTTAgggaaataataaataaaacgattaaaaataacaaatcacAACATCATTAAGAAATGAAGTAAGTGAGAAAGAATAAGATCTAAAGTCAAATTCATACAATCTGGCTTAATAAACTGAAACTGACTTGGGGAAACTTCCTTGTATTGTATGATCAATGATGTGAAACCCTCCCAGTTTAAAGGGATCtgcttgattattttttaataggaGTTGTACCAACTATATAGATTCGGATTGCTCTTaccaattttattattttttgttcaaTCCATTCCAATCGCATGATGTGCACTTTATTCAATTTTAActctaataaatttaatttttcgcGATATTAAATTAAGNNNNNNNNNNNNNNNNNNNNNNNNNNNNNNNNNNNNNNNNNNNNNNNNNNNNNNNNNNNNNNNNNNNNNNNNNNNNNNNNNNNNNNNNNNNNNNNNNNNNtatatatatatatatatatatatatatatatacatacatatatatatatattatatatatattatatatatatatatatatatatatatatatatatatatatatatatatatatatatatatatatatatatatatatatatatatatatacatatgtgtatatatatgtatatatatatatatatatatatatatatatatatatatatatatataatatatatatatatatatatatatatatctatagatatatatctgtatatatatatatatgtatatatataatatatatatacatatatatatatatatatatatatatatgtatatatatatatatatatatatatatatatatatatatatatatgtctatatatatatatatatatatatatatatatatatatatatatatatatgtatatgtatatgtatatatatatatatatatatatatatatatatatatatatatatatatatatatatatatatatatatattatatatataatatatatgtgtgtatatatatatatatatatatatatatatatatatatatatatatatatatatatatatatatatatacatatatatatatatatatatatatatatatatacatatatatatatatatatatatatatatatatatatatatatatatatatatatatatacatatatatatatatatatatatatatatatatatatatatatatatatatatatatatatatatatatatatatatatatatatatatatagatatacatatatatacatatatatatatatagatatacatatatatatatatatatatatacatatatatatatctgtatatatatatatatatatatatatatatatatatatatatatatatatatatatatatatatatatatatatatatgtatatatatatctatacatatatatatatgtatatatatatatctgtatatatatatatatatatatatatatatatatatatatatatatatatatatatatatatatatatatatatatatatatatatatatacatatatatatatatatatatacatatatatatatatatatatatatatgcgatGAACGAAATAACCGATTAGTCCTTCTATTCGATTgtaggtattatttttttgtttccaataataaaaaaaaaaaaaaagaaagaaataaagaatTAAGAAAGACTCATGGTAACCATTCGAGCAGACGAAATTAGCAATATTATCCGTGAACGTATTGAACAATATAATCGAGAAGTAAAGGTTGTAAATACCGGTACCGTACTTCAAGTAGGTGACGGCATTGCTCGTATTCACGGTCTTGATGAAGTAATGGCAGGTGAATTAGTAGAATTTCAAGAGGGGACAATAGGCATTGCTTTGAATTTGGAATCCAATAATGTTGGTGTTGTATTAATGGGTGATGGTTTGCTGATACAAGAAGGAAGTTCTGTAAAAGCAACAGGAAGAATTGCTCAGATACCTGTGAGTGAAGCTTATTTGGGTCGTGTTATAAATGCCCTAGCTAAACCTATTGATGGTAGGGGTGAAATTTCGGCTTCGGAATCTCGGTTAATTGAATCTCCCGCTCCCGGTATTATTTCGAGACGTTCCGTATATGAGCCTCTTCAAACCGGACTTATTGCTATTGATTCAATGATCCCTGTAGGACGTGGCCAGCGAGAATTAATTATTGGGGATAGACAAACTGGTAAAACAGCCGTAGCCACAGATACGATTCTTAATCAACAAGGACAAAATGTAATATGTGTTTATGTAGCTATTGGTCAAAAAGCATCTTCTGTGGCGCAGGTAGTTACTACCTTCCAGGAAAGGGGAGCAATGGAGTACACTATTGTGGTAGCCGAAACAGCGGATTCCCCCGCTACATTACAGTATCTGGCTCCTTATACCGGAGCGGCGCTGGCGGAATATTTTATGTACCGTGAACGACACACTTTAATCATTTATGATGATCTTTCCAAACAAGCACAAGCCTATCGCCAAATGTCTCTTCTATTACGAAGACCGCCTGGTCGTGAAGCTTATCCAGGAGATGTTTTTTATTTGCATTCACGACTTTTGGAAAGAGCCGCTAAATTAAGTTCTCGTTTAGGTGAAGGAAGTATGACTGCTTTACCAATAGTCGAGACCCAATCAGGAGATGTTTCGGCTTATATTCCTACGAATGTAATTTCCATTACAGATGGACAAATATTTTTATCCGCCGATCTATTCAATGCTGGAATCAGACCAGCAATTAATGTGGGTATTTCTGTTTCTAGGGTGGGGTCCGCAGCTCAAATTAAAGCTATGAAACAAGTAGCTGGTAAATTAAAACTGGAACTGGCCCAATTTGCAGAATTAGAAGCCTTTGCCCAATTTGCTTCTGATCTTGATAAAGCTACTCAGAATCAGTTGGCAAGAGGGCAACGATTACGTGAATTACTGAAACAACCCCAATCAGCTCCTCTCAAGGTCGAAGAACAGGTATTGACTATATATACCGGAAcgaatggttatcttgattcATTAGAACTTGAGCAAGTAAGGAAATTTATTGTTGAATTACGTACTTATGTAAAAACTAATAAACCGGAGTTCCAAGAAATTATATCTTCTACCAAGACATTTACTGAAGACGCAGAAGCCCTTTTAAAAGAAGCTATTCAAGAACAGATGGAACGCTTTCGACTTCAGGAACAAGCGTAAAGAAATCCATCCCTCTGAACCCTCTgaattttttgtattattaaataaaaaagaaaatacccTTTTTCACATggatatctaaaaaaaatatatggaaaTAAATTGCGTCCAATAGGATTTGAACCTATACCCAAGGTTTAGAAGACCCATGTCCTATCCATTAGACTATGGACGCTTTTCATTCCGATTTTTCggattttttcttattttgtgttTCCAAAAAAGAATCGGATTGTATGTGATGGGAGATGtgaattttttgtttgaattgcgTATTTAATTCAATGATGCATTAATTAATACAGAATGGAGCGGGTAGCGGGAATCGAACCCGCATCGTTAGCTTGGAAGGCTAGGGGTTATAGTCGACGttgatttatgaattttaacgtCTCTAATTCAAAACCGAACATGAAACTTTGGTTTCATTCGGCTCCTTTATGGAAAAAGGAGCAATTCCCAGACCCTAATCTAAGGCGggaataaaattacaaaagaaaaaatcacCCATAACATCTATGTCAGTTTTTTGCATGAATGcattcaattcaaaacaactTACTTTCTAGATGATCCCTCTAGAAGAGGCGATTCTAACAATCTTTCTAGTTACTTCGTTCTCTATTTCTATTTGAGAGAATCCTAAGGAAAAGTCTTTTGTTTCTACCGAGCTAagctaaaaaaagaaatatgttgaTTGAAGCCTCTAGTAAACTAAAGTCATCATTTAATAGCTATTTTGCTTCTCTATAAAAAACTAGAAGATTTAGTTACGATTAGAAACCCTTTTTTCTATCTTTATCCATAGATCTCTTCCTTATACTCATTCAATTGGAAGTATTCAtccaattcaacaaaattttATGTTTCGTAACTTCATAATCCAAAAATTCCACTTTCTAATATAATTGAGTTTTGGATCCAAATCACGAGAATGTATAATTTTCCTCAATTTTTTCATTGAGAGGGAAAGGATTAATTccttttaagaaataaagttttTGATCGGAATAGTAATCAAACCGGTAGACCCCTTAACTATTAAGGGGTTAATAGAACGAATCACACTTTTACCACTAAACTATACCCGCTACAGTTGGATTATTGTATCCAAATAAAACTTTTGTCGAACACTGAAATTGGATGTAATCAAGACAGGATTCGAAA
The Amaranthus tricolor cultivar Red isolate AtriRed21 chromosome 11, ASM2621246v1, whole genome shotgun sequence DNA segment above includes these coding regions:
- the LOC130826956 gene encoding ATP synthase subunit alpha, chloroplastic, producing MVTIRADEISNIIRERIEQYNREVKVVNTGTVLQVGDGIARIHGLDEVMAGELVEFQEGTIGIALNLESNNVGVVLMGDGLLIQEGSSVKATGRIAQIPVSEAYLGRVINALAKPIDGRGEISASESRLIESPAPGIISRRSVYEPLQTGLIAIDSMIPVGRGQRELIIGDRQTGKTAVATDTILNQQGQNVICVYVAIGQKASSVAQVVTTFQERGAMEYTIVVAETADSPATLQYLAPYTGAALAEYFMYRERHTLIIYDDLSKQAQAYRQMSLLLRRPPGREAYPGDVFYLHSRLLERAAKLSSRLGEGSMTALPIVETQSGDVSAYIPTNVISITDGQIFLSADLFNAGIRPAINVGISVSRVGSAAQIKAMKQVAGKLKLELAQFAELEAFAQFASDLDKATQNQLARGQRLRELLKQPQSAPLKVEEQVLTIYTGTNGYLDSLELEQVRKFIVELRTYVKTNKPEFQEIISSTKTFTEDAEALLKEAIQEQMERFRLQEQA